In the genome of Ictalurus furcatus strain D&B chromosome 13, Billie_1.0, whole genome shotgun sequence, one region contains:
- the slc16a9b gene encoding monocarboxylate transporter 9b, translating to MSLQSSKKAMDGGWGWVIVVASFIAQLLAYGSPQSVGVLYPEWLDAFQESKGMTAWVGSLVSGVGLIASPICSACVVNFGARPVTIFSGVMISGGLMLSAFAPNVHFLMFSYGVVVGVGCGLAYAATVTITCQYFDKKRGLALGIVTTGTSIGGFLYATAQNEFIELFGLDGCLLLIGSFSLNIVACGGLMRPLHLPAYYLKQRAALVEKAEEKLNERPLALDHSIKKDLPVTDLLIPVETKDTLASEKELLICSALVRLLKKKQKAYIEYLNSIAERMKDRVFVAMCLALFFYTVGAFPPLLFLEDVAQSGGLIEGISVVPLVSIFAIAGGIGKLLLGMVMDIRWMNSFFLYGVTLVGSGMALLLIPFTTSYVGLQVISAVLGFFSGNWSITPYMTTKVVGIERLTEAYGILMFFGGFGIMLGPPVVGWFYDWLQSYDLAFYFSGSCVLLGGVQLLISALSCWDKTHDSSAKPEAECTHNCDRVAAVA from the exons ATGAGTCTACAGAGCTCTAAGAAAGCCATGGATGGGGGCTGGGGCTGGGTCATTGTAGTGGCCTCGTTCATAGCCCAGCTCCTCGCCTACGGCTCCCCCCAGTCTGTTGGAGTGCTCTACCCCGAGTGGCTCGATGCCTTCCAAGAGAGCAAGGGGATGACCGCGTGGGTGGGTTCTCTCGTCTCCGGGGTCGGCCTCATTGCCA GTCCCATATGCAGTGCCTGTGTGGTAAACTTCGGAGCCAGGCCTGTGACCATTTTCAGCGGAGTCATGATTTCTGGAGGCCTAATGCTTAGTGCCTTCGCTCCCAATGTCCACTTCCTCATGTTTTCCTATGGCGTAGTCGTCG GAGTCGGCTGTGGACTCGCGTATGCTGCTACTGTGACCATCACATGCCAGTACTTTGATAAGAAGCGTGGCCTTGCTCTTGGCATCGTTACTACAG GTACAAGTATTGGAGGATTCCTTTATGCCACTGCACAGAACGAGTTCATTGAGCTTTTCGGTCTTGATGGCTGCCTGCTGCTCATTGGATCGTTTTCACTGAACATCGTTGCCTGTGGTGGACTGATGAGACCGTTACACTTGCCCGCTTACTACCTCAAGCAGAGAGCTGCCCTGGTGGAGAAGGCTGAAGAGAAGCTCAATGAAAGGCCCCTGGCCCTGGACCACTCCATCAAAAAGGACCTGCCTGTCACTGATCTGCTGATCCCAGTGGAGACCAAAGACACCTTGGCTTCTGAAAAGGAACTGCTGATCTGCTCAGCCTTGGTCAGACTgctcaagaagaagcaaaaGGCCTACATCGAGTACTTGAACTCCATTGCTGAAAGAATGAAGGATCGGGTATTTGTAGCCATGTGCTTGGCACTGTTCTTCTACACCGTTGGGGCATTTCCTCCACTGCTCTTTCTGGAGGACGTAGCCCAAAGTGGGGGTTTGATTGAAGGCATCAGCGTTGTCCCTCTGGTCTCAATATTTGCTATTGCAGGGGGCATTGGGAAGCTTCTCCTGGGAATGGTGATGGACATCCGCTGGATGAACAGCTTTTTTCTGTACGGAGTCACGCTCGTAGGCAGTGGCATGGCACTGCTGCTGATCCCTTTCACTACGAGTTATGTAGGGCTCCAGGTGATCTCAGCAGTGCTGGGTTTCTTCTCAGGGAACTGGTCCATCACACCCTACATGACCACCAAGGTGGTTGGCATAGAGCGGCTCACAGAGGCCTACGGGATCTTGATGTTCTTTGGTGGATTTGGGATCATGCTGGGACCTCCAGTCGTAG GCTGGTTCTATGATTGGCTGCAGTCCTATGACCTGGCTTTCTACTTCAGTGGGAGTTGTGTGCTGCTGGGTGGAGTGCAACTTCTAATctctgccctgtcctgctgggACAAAACCCACGACTCATCTGCCAAGCCTGAAGCAGAGTGCACTCATAACTGTGACCGTGTGGCTGCCGTAGCCTAA